The DNA window agttaataatactaacacagatacttgtacatgtgttagcatattagctaatgctagcgacgCTTGCTTGATTtcgttacgatagcacgtacaaatatgcatgacaacactcctacagacgtcacacatggaacaatttagtaagtaagaattattttagttatattgtaaaacttaacaaACGTTGCCTAGAGTGATGAGCGAAgacaagacaatgggcatatacacacacacacacacaccctctccctccccacgccttcaccaccactTGATTCCCCTTCTGGGTGATGGACGGCttgcagcgcttcatagcagcagtcgacctccagggttccaacccccaccccctctgttgcgagttgtcgtgattaaatgtaacatgtttatgtgtgcatggcatggagggttttttttctactcatcttcttccccagcgttttacctttttcccaccttttatggggcgcctcgtggcgacccatcagcgttcctgttctgtaaccctgtacactgtttgtttgtctaatcttgaacgggtttgtgctgaaaacatagtttcgttgtacttgttgcaatgacaataaagtcctatcctatcctatctgcataagtcctgaaattttgcacacgtccgccactgtagacCGTGCCGagtccgtagttgataagcttcttttttctctctatcttcttgttatgggacattcatcctctgctgttgccatttctaatataaagtagtgtaaagttattacttatatctcgctatggaagcgctaaaaactaccggtgtagtgagtttacataattcgcccaaggaactttagttattagagagtttgtagtggattgtccgaagcttaagcaagcaacaaaagtagtttagtacaacaaatgtatttacccattatcagaagtgcaggttgaattaagttgtccgtgcaagcagacacaatgtactccagagcacacaagacacacaccagccaaaatcacccccgagttccggtcttctgccattcatttatatgtctgttgtgcgtcatcgttccttatcaaatgcgtcaatgtcttgttttgcttttcctatctgttccataacaactcgaattctgtagacaggttggcacgactcaatattcacttttgtcccacaactggtccattcaatggcacaaaatacaagagtattgaaaatgagcggacattcttaaaagacaagaaatataggtcaaaaggtcagaaattctactacataccctccttccagggtcttaagaccctggaccaaaacaatttctgatatagaccactaacttaaatctctaccgcagatagaggcaaaaacctcaatgtttttatacgaggcaaaaattccgtctatgaccctccttcagagcgatcgctgttaccagcctgcagtaaaaccatctcacagaacacaattagtggcctaccctttgatttagtaaaggaaaaacaaatactttgatcatgaacatcattgaacataaatagatgaatgtatatagacttatgactgtaagacatttgcaaaaatatttttcccggcatttgcaatgaatgtagttaccaatattgttaattatcaattgattttgaacacacaactgaatttcgtatgagtccatgttcgattagtgctcgtatagatggctcggtggtgcctcaggctggtggcctgccgacacctcgttgggcttttggctgccctggtgaagaaagagatccactcaaacagtctgtctctgtctcttcttggggtgtggttcagtccattgggcagactgttcagtggcatgtgcgtgctggccgaaattggggaaaactcaggtagagttggagctgtgggggctttggggaaggctggggcagagtatggggtgtggggctttggtccaggccctcggcttgcttcaggcctcctcgctgcttcggcactcccgacacttctttccacagctgctggagtcccggtggatacattggctggcaaccttagttgttctcgtcatcgctggcaaggtgttgtctctcctctcggttccttccagtcaggtatcgggtgttggtcctggatcggctttgaccgtgcccctcttagcgagtgcaagggaatctggagtggctgctttcatcctcaaatctgcacagaggaactggcacacaaattctacattttgcaaacttaccattttggtctcatggtctttccaccttcctaggaaggtgctggtcctgagaagtgctgatcttgtgactgaagaagattaacctgttttcttaaaatagctgccgttgtttgacctaatctttttggggaaaccatgtcgggatattagatcattcacaaaacatttaattactgaattggcaccctcctttgaggttggggttgctttcgccaaccactgcaattgtcaatctaaatcattacgttcctttatccttgatcatatcgattaaataaaacctcaacacgctcaaacttgacccaatccaaactcacctcccccctctgtccctctcacagggacagtgttagtcgtagtaatagtaatagtagtagtagtagtagtattagtagtttcagaaacatccaagaaaaagaaaagacagctgatagtcaagcgcagcaagaacagaggcggaggacaggtcatgtttgaggtcactgttcgcttttgcaatagtactttgatattttacaacacctagtgaattattgtggccacaacaattcactaaatagttgtatttaatttagtctatctatgatgggacaatgcacagaaacattaagttcagaaacagatatgttctgtaccagattatatctaaatagctactttccatctgtagtccctggctacctaaattaaggggatccacaaatcaagcaataaaattatgacactaattaatcataataaatatatacattcataataatcaataattaatcaaaaataatcatactgtagcatgtattcaattataagaaaagtcaccaaatgccccttcatggacacatacttaatatacaatacaagcacaccttattgacatcatcacacaaagacaatacatgctcttgttcacatctgtcatcattcgtaaaaacaaccaagattttaacagccatacctcacaatttacaacaaaaatgctctcatggataaatataatactcattaaattgatgtgtcaacataatgcccatcttagtgaccgtgtgagcagccttgattgctccaaagccacttttttttttatttcaaattttctattccttttgttataacgtggagaaggctaatgtgtctgtacatgttctggtcttctttatttcctgctttatggatttaatcatagtagcagtttctccacgtggtagggaaagtgttttccgttattgatttatttatcaatcgttgttatacgagcaataatacaatccttatatgtttttaggaagatagtgtccaacccatatatatatatctagatcgtgagtctgataatgcagtgaagattttgtttaactttgtttcatttgttacttctaaaatgagtccatcctgaataaatgacaattatttgcactgattttgagggatttttattcagggtttgtacagactggatgaaatgttcattgaaattattacttatgtccagactgtctgcgatagtagcgccattgatatttaatgttatagtgttgtttcttgtttgctctcttcccgtaagtttgtatctggttttccataactctctattgttcccttttgcagctttgattaattctaaatgaaagtcagccttagacttccgcataaacattgttacCTTGTTcttccaaacttttaaaacatacgatctgtatttagacctgttataattgctcttttgagagctgagtcccgatgtctttattagaatccaaattgttttattaatccaatggtatttttattttagcactcttctttctggttttgtattcgtgtatttacagatgatctctttaatttttgtcatccaattgtaattctagtagggctgcttatcctttgtatcatgtagaagccgtttataatatccttaaagggaaacttcggtttttttcaacctgggccctgttttcataattttttctgtatatgtgagtgctggataaaacattttttgaggtcgcgccagtattgagcagggcaggcagcctccagcccagctaacgctcgtacacagggcaactggctctcgtcaaaattcggcctataaacatgcatttttttcacactgacaggctcagatagttacaatgagtgtccgacaacatactagaaaggagaaattaacgtatgtctctacctttagctggagatcgctgtttgttgtgagctgtgtccaaatctcaccacgctacaaatctcgttccgaaatctcgcgataactcgcgacaaaacaccggtggaaaaacagttacctgactgaggtgaagagagacgaccgaagtgattttgtattggactaagttaccgaagactgttagtttagttttatagaaaaggataaaagtaaaacaatggtTCGTGAGTGCGCATTTCCAAACTGTGGCAACAAAATGTTGCGCTACTCTTCGCGCAGCTTTCATAGACTACCTTACTTCAACACGGACACACTGAAGTTATGGCTAGCTGTGCTACAAATGGATGCCGACACTCCTGTTGATGTACTGCGCCGTGCCGACCACagggtctgcagtgatcactttgatcGGGATGACTACTGCCAGTCAAAGAAGAGACCAAATCCGAAGCACCTTTACCTAAAGAAAAGTGCAGTCCCAAGATGGGAGACACCAGCTGCATGCAGAGTGCAGGTAATGTTACGTTATTAGCTAATATGTTGTGTTGATGTGATATCAGTATACACGAATGATAGTAGCAAATATAAGCACTGTATTAGCACCTTTACTAGCAAATAGCATGTGTAAACTTTCAACTAGTGTAAAAATCGGACAAAGGATGCTCATACGTAGCTGACAGCATCTATAATTGACCTAGTTTGTAATTTCAAACACTGTGCATATACTTTATCAATGAGTTGAATGTGTGATCGCTGTTTTGATGTTTTTCTTAGTTTGTAAATTCAGCTACAGCACCGCTTATAAGCATTTAGTTTACGGATGAGCAGTGGTCTTTTTCACAATCCAGCATTCTCAAAACACTACAtccaatatataaacaatatatatatatatatatatatatgggtgtcagGCGCAATACAATATCTTTTAGATCAAaatgtagctcagttacaatgggtGGTATAGCTACTACTTTGCGGATAGTTTTTTCTGATTATTGCCTTTGTTTGATTCTTTTGATATGATAGGATGGCATGACCTAAACccatattttttccccaaaaaatcgaCTGAGCCTAATGGCCTATGAATAGAGACTTATCCCCTCTTTTCTGCGTTTCACATTCATATTAGAATAAAGTAATCAGAATCTGAAAAGTGATATTCAcaaagtgattttctgttggattaccgaagactgttattttagttttatagaaaagtttgtttgtttgtctgtcatggctgaatttttgcctgatgtggacgacGTGGATGAAATTGCATTTGATTTTGATGGCCGGCCGTATCTATTTGAGCCGGAGTACACAGATGAAGAGCTTCAAGAAATTGAAGAACGGACGAGGAGAGACGGAGTTGGGCAACAGGCAGAGGGCACGGAACCAGCTGCTGCAAGGCTGCGAAACACTGGAAACTGGTGGTGTTCCTGTGGGTGCTGTGTACCTTTGCCTACAGAGGAGGAATGCCTCTGTTGCAGGGAATGGGACCTTTTGCAGCCAGCTGTGTTTGGGGATTACCCAGTGGACGGTACACAACGCTGTGTAACGTCATCAGAGGATTTCCCCTCCTTGATCAACAGGGCAGTGCTAGAGACCTTCTTCCATgttcccaaaatcaactggaagagGCGGCCAAGACCACAGGGAGAAAACGGCCAGCTGTCTATTGAGTGAGTATACGTGACATATTTAGCTTTGTGTAATTTATTTACTGAGAAAGGTCTCTGGTATGAGTAATtactgttacagtatgtatttagtcattacaactgttacagtatgtatttagtcttcataactgtatgtatttagtcttcataactgtatgtatttagtcttcataactgtatgtatttagtcttcataactgttacagtatgtatttagtcttcataactgtatgtatttagtcttcataactgttacagtatgtatttagtcttcataactgtatgtatttagtcttcataactgttacagtatgtatttagtcttcataactgtatgtatttagtcttcataactgtatgtatttagtcttcagaactgtatgtatttagtcttcataactgttacagtatgtatttagtcaTCATACTTTTCACAAATAAACTTGATTCTTTCCTCTTCTCCAGCCAATGCAGACTAGTGGCTTACCGTGTGGTGCTGGAGTGGGCGCTCAGAGGAGAGCGTCTAGGTCGTGGCAATAGGAGAGTGTTGCCTAGATGTATAGTTATGGCTATAAGAAGCAAGTACCCCTCTCCCACCGGCACTTACACTGGCTTCAACGAGGCAGAGGACATCttcaatatactgtaaatatttctGTACACGTACATATCACTGTAAGATTCAATCTTTTACAATAAAGTAATAACAATAGCACAGCTGTGTTTCTATCTCTTTATTTTAAACCACAAACCAACACCCCCACAaccacacccccacacacaccaaTAATGTTCTATACATTATTTTTTGTCAGCTTTAGTATGGTTTGAACCGTGAACTGTGCCGTGCAAGTAAGTCTGCCTTTTCAGGCCTCGGAACAGGAGCTATGTTGTGCAGTAATCTTCGGCGTGGTTTGCGACAGGGCAAAGGCTCTGTATAAACAACAGTGTGGTCATCCCTTCTCTTCAGAATTTATAACAAACATCAATAAAATCTTGACACTTTTTTCTTTTACAAAGTTGACAAAAAGCCATACTACTCACTTGTG is part of the Entelurus aequoreus isolate RoL-2023_Sb linkage group LG22, RoL_Eaeq_v1.1, whole genome shotgun sequence genome and encodes:
- the LOC133639333 gene encoding uncharacterized protein LOC133639333, yielding MAEFLPDVDDVDEIAFDFDGRPYLFEPEYTDEELQEIEERTRRDGVGQQAEGTEPAAARLRNTGNWWCSCGCCVPLPTEEECLCCREWDLLQPAVFGDYPVDGTQRCVTSSEDFPSLINRAVLETFFHVPKINWKRRPRPQGENGQLSIDQCRLVAYRVVLEWALRGERLGRGNRRVLPRCIVMAIRSKYPSPTGTYTGFNEAEDIFNIL